A DNA window from Halomicrobium mukohataei DSM 12286 contains the following coding sequences:
- a CDS encoding CPBP family intramembrane glutamic endopeptidase, protein MNEQSKRTAVALVSALGLGAGGLLLGALLANVAALGLLLAGFDIEPTSVEFLILSLFFIQGVGCFGVSMLYVNARPSLGPKLRERLGFEPGSTPFDIGYGVPDLRDFGVIFGGYCTAFAGVFVGLLVLSQLQVETGQNQLGEVAMANPGIVLYLIPVMLFVVGPSEELLFRGVVQGRLREVLSPAVAILLASAAFAGMHGFALVGGSTVGNALVLVVLLWPALVFGTSYEYTDNIVVPAVIHGVYNSTLVLFLYIGLVYGDEMAAAPETLLAALPV, encoded by the coding sequence ATGAACGAGCAATCGAAGCGAACGGCCGTCGCACTGGTCTCCGCGCTCGGGCTCGGCGCTGGCGGCTTGCTCCTGGGAGCCCTCCTGGCGAACGTCGCAGCACTCGGGCTGCTTCTGGCCGGATTCGACATCGAGCCGACGAGCGTCGAGTTCCTGATTCTCTCGCTGTTTTTCATTCAAGGCGTCGGCTGTTTCGGCGTGTCGATGCTGTATGTCAACGCCAGACCGTCGCTCGGGCCGAAGCTCAGAGAGCGACTGGGTTTCGAACCCGGATCGACGCCCTTCGACATCGGTTACGGCGTGCCAGACCTGCGCGATTTCGGTGTGATCTTCGGGGGGTACTGTACCGCCTTCGCGGGCGTGTTCGTCGGCCTCCTCGTCCTCTCACAGCTACAGGTCGAGACCGGACAGAACCAGCTCGGCGAGGTCGCGATGGCGAACCCCGGAATCGTCCTCTACCTGATCCCGGTGATGCTGTTCGTCGTCGGCCCCAGCGAGGAGTTGCTCTTCCGTGGCGTCGTCCAGGGTCGCCTCCGGGAGGTCCTCAGTCCAGCGGTCGCGATCCTCCTTGCCAGCGCCGCTTTCGCCGGGATGCACGGGTTCGCACTGGTCGGCGGGTCGACCGTCGGGAACGCGCTCGTGCTGGTCGTGTTGCTGTGGCCGGCGCTGGTGTTTGGCACGAGCTACGAGTACACGGACAACATCGTCGTCCCGGCGGTGATCCACGGCGTCTACAACTCGACGCTCGTCCTGTTCCTGTACATCGGTCTCGTCTACGGCGACGAGATGGCGGCAGCTCCCGAGACGCTGCTGGCCGCCCTGCCGGTGTGA
- a CDS encoding cupin domain-containing protein, with product MQVCDTADSEFTEVVDGVHIAPLAVGERMNVQHFHIEPGAVVPEHSHPNEQVGFVARGTFTFLVDGEEQVVGAGDSYVVPAEEPHEAANRTDEPVRGIDVFSPPRDEPNWE from the coding sequence ATGCAGGTCTGTGACACCGCCGACAGCGAGTTCACCGAGGTCGTCGACGGCGTCCACATCGCGCCGCTGGCGGTCGGCGAGCGGATGAACGTCCAGCACTTCCACATCGAGCCGGGCGCGGTCGTCCCGGAGCACAGCCACCCCAACGAGCAGGTCGGTTTCGTCGCTCGCGGCACGTTCACGTTTCTCGTCGACGGTGAGGAACAGGTCGTCGGTGCCGGCGACTCCTACGTCGTCCCGGCCGAGGAGCCCCACGAGGCGGCCAATCGGACCGACGAGCCCGTTCGCGGGATCGACGTGTTCAGCCCGCCACGCGACGAGCCAAACTGGGAGTGA
- a CDS encoding family 20 glycosylhydrolase: MRETRRNILRKASALSALAIGVSGTASAADCSDVQQWQSGTAYNGGDRVVYDDVLWEAEWWTQANEPEESDSVWTKIGDCSGDTENEAPVASFTASISTPAPGESVTFDASGSSDPDGSVSSYAWDFGDGDTATGQTASHTYGSAGDYTVTLTVTDDDGASGTASTTVSVSESDNEAPNASFTVSPSSPTTGESVTVDAADSSDADGSISSYAWDFGDDATASGQTATHTYDSSGEYTITLTVTDDDGATDTNATTVSVGGDGGECSGVSEWDSGTTYTGGDQVIYDGTLWEAKWWSKGDEPSSDGGPWKQITACGPPEPVTKTLADLVPKPGDITTADDGFEITSSTTIVAEGSGTEVGQYLADLLGPATGFDLSVESGSSASADSIALLLNGAPSSVGDEGYEMSVDSDGVTIRANEAAGLFYGVQSLRQVLPAAVEADTDQSVDWVVPGGSVTDTPRFEYRGAMLDVARHFFDKSVVKEFIDQVAAYKINHLHLHLTDDQGWRIEIDDWPNLTDEGADSEVDGGPGGYFTKADYQEIIQYAQDRHMTVVPEIDMPGHTGAALESYAELNCDDTKREEDTGINVGDTTLCMDDEHKETSLQFAADVISAVAEMTDGPYFHVGGDEADVLSDAKYEEFIDAVLPMIEDAGKTPIGWHQIASTEPVTSALLHYWGTDAQAPEVAARASEGNDVIASPAHLAYLDQDYNYQDGVGQDWAGPVSVEDAYTWDPGSYIDGVDESSVAGVEAPLWTEFVETQDDIEYMVFPRLAAIAELGWSSSSDIGDFDAFSQRLALQGPRWAQANVNYYQSDLVDWQ, encoded by the coding sequence ATGAGAGAGACACGACGCAACATCCTACGGAAGGCATCGGCACTGTCTGCGCTGGCGATCGGCGTCAGCGGGACCGCATCGGCAGCAGATTGCAGCGACGTTCAGCAGTGGCAATCCGGCACCGCCTACAACGGCGGCGACCGCGTCGTTTACGACGACGTTCTCTGGGAAGCCGAGTGGTGGACCCAGGCCAACGAACCCGAAGAGAGCGACTCGGTCTGGACGAAGATCGGCGACTGTAGTGGCGACACCGAGAACGAGGCTCCGGTCGCGTCGTTCACGGCGAGCATCAGTACACCCGCGCCGGGCGAGTCCGTCACCTTCGACGCGTCGGGCTCGTCCGATCCGGACGGCTCCGTGAGTTCGTACGCCTGGGACTTTGGCGACGGCGACACGGCGACCGGACAGACCGCGAGTCACACGTATGGCTCTGCAGGCGATTACACGGTCACACTCACCGTCACCGACGACGACGGCGCGAGCGGGACGGCATCGACGACGGTGTCCGTCTCGGAAAGCGACAACGAGGCTCCGAACGCGTCGTTCACCGTCTCGCCGTCCTCGCCGACGACGGGCGAGTCGGTGACCGTCGACGCTGCCGACTCCTCGGACGCCGACGGGTCGATTTCGTCGTACGCCTGGGACTTCGGCGACGACGCGACCGCCAGCGGTCAGACCGCGACCCACACGTACGACTCGTCGGGCGAGTACACGATCACACTCACCGTCACCGACGACGACGGTGCGACCGACACCAACGCGACGACAGTCAGCGTCGGCGGCGACGGCGGCGAGTGTAGCGGCGTCTCGGAGTGGGACTCCGGAACGACGTACACCGGCGGCGACCAGGTCATCTACGACGGCACGCTCTGGGAAGCCAAGTGGTGGAGCAAGGGCGACGAGCCCAGTAGCGATGGAGGCCCCTGGAAGCAGATCACCGCCTGTGGGCCGCCCGAGCCAGTCACGAAGACGCTGGCCGATCTCGTGCCGAAGCCGGGCGACATCACGACCGCCGACGACGGCTTCGAGATCACGTCCTCGACGACGATCGTCGCCGAGGGCAGCGGGACCGAAGTCGGACAGTACCTCGCCGACCTGCTGGGGCCGGCGACCGGCTTCGATCTGTCCGTCGAGAGTGGCTCGTCCGCGTCCGCGGACAGCATCGCGCTGTTGCTCAACGGCGCTCCCTCGTCGGTCGGCGACGAGGGCTACGAGATGAGCGTCGACAGCGACGGCGTCACGATCCGAGCCAACGAGGCCGCGGGGCTGTTCTACGGCGTCCAGTCGCTTCGCCAGGTGCTCCCGGCGGCGGTCGAGGCCGACACCGATCAGTCCGTCGACTGGGTCGTCCCCGGCGGTTCGGTCACCGACACACCGCGCTTCGAGTACCGCGGCGCGATGCTCGACGTGGCACGGCACTTCTTCGACAAGTCGGTCGTCAAGGAGTTCATCGACCAGGTGGCGGCCTACAAGATCAATCACCTGCACCTGCACCTGACCGACGACCAGGGCTGGCGTATCGAGATCGACGACTGGCCGAACCTCACCGACGAAGGGGCAGACTCGGAGGTCGACGGCGGGCCCGGCGGCTACTTCACGAAGGCCGACTACCAGGAGATCATCCAGTACGCGCAGGATCGCCACATGACGGTCGTCCCGGAGATCGACATGCCCGGCCACACCGGGGCGGCCCTGGAGTCGTACGCGGAACTGAACTGTGACGACACGAAACGCGAGGAAGACACCGGCATCAACGTCGGCGACACCACGCTGTGCATGGACGACGAGCACAAGGAGACGAGTCTCCAGTTCGCAGCCGACGTCATCAGCGCGGTCGCCGAGATGACGGACGGCCCGTACTTCCACGTCGGAGGCGACGAAGCCGACGTGCTGTCGGATGCCAAGTACGAGGAGTTCATCGACGCGGTCCTCCCGATGATCGAGGACGCCGGAAAGACCCCCATCGGATGGCACCAGATCGCCAGCACGGAGCCCGTTACGTCTGCGCTCCTCCACTACTGGGGAACCGACGCACAGGCCCCGGAGGTCGCGGCCCGGGCCAGCGAGGGCAACGACGTCATCGCCTCGCCCGCCCACCTCGCGTACCTCGATCAAGACTACAACTATCAGGACGGTGTGGGCCAGGACTGGGCGGGACCGGTCTCGGTCGAGGACGCCTACACCTGGGATCCGGGCAGCTACATCGACGGCGTCGACGAGTCCTCGGTCGCCGGCGTCGAGGCACCGCTGTGGACGGAGTTCGTCGAGACCCAGGACGACATCGAGTACATGGTGTTCCCGCGGCTGGCGGCCATCGCGGAACTGGGCTGGTCGTCGTCGTCCGATATCGGCGACTTCGACGCGTTCAGCCAGCGTCTGGCCCTGCAGGGCCCACGCTGGGCGCAGGCGAACGTCAACTACTACCAGTCTGATCTGGTCGACTGGCAGTAG